The genomic segment ACCGGACCTGGTGGAGGCCGCGGTGCTGGCGGGGGAGCCGGGCGTGGCGCGGGCCGTGCTGCCGGAGTTCGAGCTCTGGACGGCGCACACGGCCGATCCGCAGGCCCCGGCGCAGCTCGCCCGCTGCCGCGCGCTGCTGGCGGTGGAGCCGGCGGCGGGCGAGCCCGGACGCACCGGGCGGCGCGCGGTTCCGGCGGGTGCGCCGGCGGCCGGCGTGCCCGGTACGGGGGGTGCGCCCGGTGGGGTCGCGGCGGCCGGGTACGGGGTGCCGGAGGGCCGGTTGGCCGTCTCCGTCGTCTCCGCCGTCCCCGGCGCCGTGGCGGCGGCCGGGACGGACGCAACCGACGCCGGGACCGACGCCCTCTTCGCCCGGGCCCTGGAACTGCACGACCTGGCCGACGGTGATTTCCAGCGGGCCCGTACCCAGCTGCTGCGCGGCAAGATGCTCCGCCGCAAGCGCCGCCCGGGGGCGGCCCGGGACCATCTGCGCGACGCGCTCGTCGCCTTCGAACGGTGCGGCGCCGGAGCCTGGGCCGAGCAGGCGCGGGCCGAGCTGCGGGCCACCGGCGAAGCAGGCCGGGCCGCCGAGGCCCCCGCCGTCGCGGGGCTGCTCACCCCGCAGCAGCTGCGGATCGCGCGCTGCGTGGCGGAGGGGGCGACCAACCGCGAGGTGGCGCTCCGGCTGTCCGTCAGCCCGCGCACCGTCGACCACCATCTGCGCAATGTGTTCGCCGCGCTCGGCATCAGATCCCGGGTGGAGCTGCCCCGGCTGCTCGCCGCGGCCGGGCCGGGAGCCGGGCCGGGAGCCGGCCCCGGCGGTACCGCGAACGGCCCGGGGGCGGGGACGGGCGGCCCGGCCGGGGCCGTGACCGGAAACATGCCCGGGGACCGGTCCGTCCCCCGGGTGGCGAGGCCGGCCGCTCCCGGCCCGGGGACCGGCTCCGCCGCAGCTCACCGGGGTGAAGCCCGGGCGGGGACGGGCCGGCCGGGGCGGCTGTCGCGGACCGCGGCGGCCCTGCGGCCGGGCCGCAATTCGGACACGGTTGCGGGCATGGGTATGGACGAATGACCGACCGGACGGTATGTCCTTGGAGGAAGAGGACGCACCACCCCGGAAACACCGGGGGCGGGCCGGTTGCCACGGCCCGCCCCCCGCCCAGGCCCCCGCACCCGTGGAGGACCGAGATGCACCCAGTCGTACGGGCCCGAGTGCGGGCCCTGCCGGGACTGCCCGCGGCGGACGAGCCGGTCCGGTCGCGGGCGAGCGCCGAGGCGGTCACCGTGCTGCACCGCGCCGCCCGCGTGCTCATCGACCAACTGCCCCTGCTGACCGACCGCGTCGTCACCCTGCTCCGCGAGCAGGAGCCCGCCTACCGTGCCCCCACCACGGACCCGGACGACCTCTGGCAGGAGGTCCACGGCTCCCTCCGCCACAACGTCGGCTCCCTGCTGCGCCCCAAGGAGTCCCGCGAGTCGGCCCGCCAGTGCTCCTGGCGGATCGGGGCCGAGCGCGCCGAGCAGGGCATGCCGCTCGACGCCGTGCTGCACGCCTTCCGGCTGGGCGGCTCGGTCGTCTGGCAGGGCCTGGTCGAGGCGGCGAGCGAACGGAACCCGGAGGACGCGCACCTCCTCGTCCACGTCGCCGCCGACGTGTGGAACTTCGTCGACGAGCACTGCGGACTGGTGTCCGACGCCTACCGCCAGGTCGAACGCGAGCTGACCTGGCGCCGCGAGAACCGGCGCCGGCTGATGACCGAGGCCCTGCTCGACGGCACCACCCGCATCTCCGACCTCCCCGAGGTGGCCGCCGCCCTCGGCCTGCCCGAGGACGGCCGGTACGCCGTCGTCGTGGTCACCGGCGGCCGGCGGGCCGCGTACGGGGGAGGGGAGCCGCTGTCCGTCCCGGACGGGATGAGCGTCGTCTGGCACACCGGGGCCGACGCCGACCACGGCATCGTCCTCGTCGGCGACGGCGGCCCGGCCGCGCTCGCCGCCCGCATCAAACCGCCCCCGGGAGGCCGGGCCGGGATCAGCTCCGTGGTCGACGGCCTGGCCGCCGTCGGGGACGCGCGCAGACTGGCCGCCAACGCCCTGCGCTGCGCCGCCGGGGACGGCGATGTGGCGGTGCTGGAGGAGCATCTGCCCGCCGCACTGGTCATTTCCTCCCCGGAGCTCGGGGCCGCGCTGACCGAGCGCGTCCTGGGGCCCGTCCTCGAACTGGAGCCCTCCGACCGCGACATCATGCTGGACACGCTCACCGTGTGGCTGGCCGCGCAGGGGTCGGCCGTGCGCGCAGCGAGCCGGCTGTTCTGCCACCGCAACACGGTGCTCAACCGGCTGCGCCGCTACGAGCAGCTCACCGGGAGCTCCCTCGGCAGCCCGCAGGACGTGGTCGAACTGTCCCTGGCCCTGACGGCGCGCCGGCTGCTCCGGGTCTGAGACCGCCCGCCCGGCGGCGGAGCCCGGAGTTCCGCCGCCTCCACGTCCGCGACCCGGGGCCGGGCGCCGGCCCGCGACTCCCGGTCCGGACGAGGTCGTCCGCGCTCCTCGGGTACGGCCGGCCCGCCGCCCGCCGCCCCGGGCGACGGCCGTCCGTGTCGTCCGTGCCGCCCGCCCCGGGGCGCGTGCGCGCCGCGCGGGGCACGCGCGGGATCGTCCGGCCGGGGGCCCTGCCCCCTGCTCCCGCGTGCCCGGACACCGGCCCCGCCGACCTGCCGCTCCGGGCCTCCGCCCGTTCCGCCCGGCCTTCCGGCGGCCGGTGAAGCGGCCCGCGGAGGAGGCCGGTGAGCCGGCCCGTACGCAGGCCCGACCGGCGCCCGGACAGCCGTTCCGTAACCGGACGATGGCGCACGGTGTGACAGCGCACAGTCCGTGCCCGGCCCTCTTGGGCCCGGTCACCGAGGTGCGGTCCGCGCCTGTACGGCCGCCGGGCCCGCTGCTGTCGTGACGCGGGTGACTTCCGCTTCCGCCTTCCTCGACGCCGGAACGCTGGCCTATGTGATCTTCTCGGCCTGCGTCGCCATCTCGTTCCTCCTCTGCGTGCTCGCGGCCACCGACACCGACGAACCCGCCCAGTTCTACACGGGCAGCGGCGGGATGAGCCCCGCCCAGAACGGGCTCGCCATCGCCGGTGACTACATCTCCGCCGCCACCGTGCTCACCACCACCGGGGCGATCGCCCTCACCGGCGCCGACGGCCTGCTCAGCGCCGCGGCCACGGTGCTCTCCCTCTACCTGCTCAAACTGCGGCTGGCCGGGCCGCTGGCCGAGGGCCCGCGCCACTACACGCTCGGCGACATCCTGGCCCGCCGGCTGCGGGAGCGGCCGGCACGGATCGCCATCGCGCTGGTCACGCTGATCGTCACCTTCCCGATCCTGCTGGTGCAGCTCGCCGCCGCCGGAATCATGATGACCACCCTGCTCGACCTGCCCGGTGAGGCCTCCACCACGATCAGCACGGTCTTCGTCGGCCTGCTGATGGTCGGCTACGTCGCCTTCGGCGGCATGCGCGGCACCGGGCTCGTCCAGATCATGAAGATCGTGGTGGTGACCCTGGTGACCACCGTGCTCGCCGCGATGGTCCTGCACCGCTTCGGCTGGAACCCGATCCGGCTGATGACCACCGCCGCCCGGAACAGCGGGGCCGGGGACGGCTACTGGACCACCGGCGTCCAGTTCGGCCGCTCCGCGCTGAACCGCGTGGAACTCCTCAGCCTGGACCTCACTCTCCTCCTCGGCGTGGCCTGTATGCCGCACGTGATGATGCGGCTCTACACCCACCGCGGGGCCGAGGCCGCCCGCAAATCCATGCGGTGGGCCGTCGGCACCGTCGTCGGCTTCATGGTGACCATCGTGGTGCTCGGCATGGGCGCCGCCGCCCTGGTCGGCGGGAAGGAGCTGTACCGGCAGGACCACACCGGCGGCACCGCCCTGCTCGCGCTCACCCGGGTCCTGGACAGCGGGGCGCGCGCCGCCGACCAGAGCCTGCTCTTCGCGGTCGTGGCCTGCGCCGTCTTCGTCACCGTCCTCGCCGCCGTCGTCGGCATCACCCTCGCCGCGGCCACCACCGTCGCCCACGACCTCCTCGCCCGGACCGTCTTCCGGGGCCGGCTGTCCCGCGGCCGCGAGGTCCGGTACGCCCGCTGGGCCGTCCTCGGCGTCGGCACCACGGCGGTGCTGCTGGCGATCCCCGCCCAGGGCTGGAACGCCCAGGTGCTGATCGTCTACACCTTCGGCGTCGCCGCCTCCGCCCTGCTGCCGACCCTCGTCTACACCTTCTTCTGGCGCGGCTTCACCACGGGCGGCATGTACGGCAGCCTCTACGGCACGACGGTGCTGCTGACCGTGCT from the Streptomyces xinghaiensis S187 genome contains:
- a CDS encoding cation acetate symporter, with amino-acid sequence MTSASAFLDAGTLAYVIFSACVAISFLLCVLAATDTDEPAQFYTGSGGMSPAQNGLAIAGDYISAATVLTTTGAIALTGADGLLSAAATVLSLYLLKLRLAGPLAEGPRHYTLGDILARRLRERPARIAIALVTLIVTFPILLVQLAAAGIMMTTLLDLPGEASTTISTVFVGLLMVGYVAFGGMRGTGLVQIMKIVVVTLVTTVLAAMVLHRFGWNPIRLMTTAARNSGAGDGYWTTGVQFGRSALNRVELLSLDLTLLLGVACMPHVMMRLYTHRGAEAARKSMRWAVGTVVGFMVTIVVLGMGAAALVGGKELYRQDHTGGTALLALTRVLDSGARAADQSLLFAVVACAVFVTVLAAVVGITLAAATTVAHDLLARTVFRGRLSRGREVRYARWAVLGVGTTAVLLAIPAQGWNAQVLIVYTFGVAASALLPTLVYTFFWRGFTTGGMYGSLYGTTVLLTVLTVFCPGVSGLPVSIFPDRDFAWFPLQTPGIVTIPAGFLLGWLGSVLSRPEPRRDGGTGEGGGEREGDGHDGGHGAAEPREDGLAVFPAGRSDEGFPSWHVAERRDPRHSPSGRTHNGHGRPLGVGPDLAD
- a CDS encoding PucR family transcriptional regulator produces the protein MHPVVRARVRALPGLPAADEPVRSRASAEAVTVLHRAARVLIDQLPLLTDRVVTLLREQEPAYRAPTTDPDDLWQEVHGSLRHNVGSLLRPKESRESARQCSWRIGAERAEQGMPLDAVLHAFRLGGSVVWQGLVEAASERNPEDAHLLVHVAADVWNFVDEHCGLVSDAYRQVERELTWRRENRRRLMTEALLDGTTRISDLPEVAAALGLPEDGRYAVVVVTGGRRAAYGGGEPLSVPDGMSVVWHTGADADHGIVLVGDGGPAALAARIKPPPGGRAGISSVVDGLAAVGDARRLAANALRCAAGDGDVAVLEEHLPAALVISSPELGAALTERVLGPVLELEPSDRDIMLDTLTVWLAAQGSAVRAASRLFCHRNTVLNRLRRYEQLTGSSLGSPQDVVELSLALTARRLLRV